Proteins from one Shewanella pealeana ATCC 700345 genomic window:
- a CDS encoding DsrE/DsrF/TusD sulfur relay family protein translates to MQHVLIIVNDAPYGSEKLFNALRLAIQLNEQDYSPAKVSIFLLSDAVTAVLPNQKPAEGYNIQQMLEIVIAQKTQVKFCSSCMYARGLTDLKVVEGCEMATMDDLAQWVLVADKTISF, encoded by the coding sequence ATGCAACACGTGCTTATTATCGTTAATGACGCCCCTTATGGCTCTGAAAAGCTGTTTAATGCGCTTCGTTTAGCTATACAGCTTAATGAACAAGATTACTCTCCTGCTAAGGTGAGTATTTTTTTATTGTCTGATGCAGTGACAGCCGTTTTACCCAATCAAAAGCCAGCCGAAGGTTATAATATTCAGCAGATGCTAGAGATAGTTATTGCACAAAAAACACAGGTTAAGTTCTGTAGTTCCTGTATGTATGCTCGTGGATTGACAGACCTGAAGGTGGTTGAGGGCTGTGAGATGGCTACCATGGATGATCTTGCACAATGGGTACTTGTGGCAGATAAAACTATCAGCTTCTAA
- a CDS encoding F0F1 ATP synthase subunit epsilon, with the protein MAAMTVQLDMVSAENHIFSGRVAQLQVSGTEGELGIMPGHAALLTSIKPGMARIVKQNGSEEVFYLSGGILEVQPSSISVLADVVLRADEIDEQAAAEAKLRAETAMAGAGADFNYAAAAVELAQAIAQLRVVETIKKNIAR; encoded by the coding sequence ATGGCAGCCATGACAGTACAGCTTGATATGGTAAGCGCAGAGAATCATATCTTTTCTGGTCGAGTAGCTCAGCTACAAGTATCAGGAACAGAAGGTGAACTAGGTATTATGCCTGGTCACGCAGCTCTGTTGACAAGTATCAAGCCTGGCATGGCGCGCATCGTCAAGCAAAATGGAAGCGAAGAAGTGTTTTATCTTTCAGGTGGTATCCTGGAAGTACAACCTTCTTCAATTTCAGTATTGGCTGACGTCGTATTGCGTGCCGATGAGATTGACGAGCAAGCAGCAGCTGAAGCTAAGCTCCGTGCAGAAACCGCTATGGCGGGTGCTGGCGCAGACTTCAACTATGCGGCAGCTGCGGTTGAGCTAGCTCAGGCTATCGCTCAATTGCGCGTAGTCGAGACCATCAAGAAGAACATTGCCAGATAA
- a CDS encoding TonB-dependent siderophore receptor codes for MSVGTSFKFSRVGLAIVAALASSTAFAEEATAESNVKVDSNIERISVTGRSFNDYNAGSSSGAMRGDIDILDTPQSVTVIPDFVTDEQLATNLSEVLVNDSSVTGGSEKWNRQVFNIRGFELSSGSGFLINGQQQWSHYVQPIETLQQVEVLKGPSSMLYGQSGPGGLINMVTKKPTYETMLDIGFDTDENGSTRFQLDAGGSLNEAETIRYRTVLVKQDTTYWREYQDGTNQERDRWLGYLNLEFDITDDLMLSLKYDHTQDKTGIDRGGWLDSSGDLIGGRDIIWDQPWAFTDNTISNLGAELTYHLSDDWKVKAGYNDQQFNRQRLDSSPSLISGSDDPFTDGYYVSPFDRYDDWQHKTGYVDFTGNFYTGDIEHQLLIGANMLDYYYGQLKDSGEKKQVVMPGQPMPKPDLDYNRDETLYESEYKHYGFYVQDLVSITDEWQVLAGVRYDEQKKEGAGNNSYAVSPKFGVIYSPADNGSIYVNYSKSFTPQGIVNDIDDVNDGKNLDPEYGEQYEIGTKWELFDGSLLLTGAVFDITVSNVTVTEEIEGSSQTITTQSGEQRHKGFEMGAQGQVSDSWFMTGSMMYLDAEYLRPETDSLNGKTPVDAPEWSANVWTRYEMTDDLALNFGAIYVGERFANTSNSISKDGYVRFDMGAAYTMDVMGSDVSMRVNVKNLFDTDYLAGGTNTDVTVGQGRHFSLALEAKF; via the coding sequence ATGTCTGTCGGGACGTCATTTAAGTTTTCTCGCGTAGGGTTGGCAATCGTTGCTGCATTGGCTTCATCAACTGCTTTTGCTGAAGAAGCGACAGCAGAATCAAATGTTAAAGTTGATAGCAATATCGAGCGTATTTCCGTTACCGGACGCAGTTTTAATGATTATAACGCTGGCTCATCTTCTGGAGCTATGCGTGGTGACATCGACATCTTAGACACCCCTCAATCAGTTACTGTTATTCCTGACTTTGTGACTGATGAGCAGTTAGCTACAAACCTTTCTGAAGTGCTAGTTAACGACTCGAGCGTAACTGGCGGCTCTGAAAAGTGGAACCGCCAAGTATTTAATATTCGTGGTTTCGAACTTTCTTCTGGCTCAGGCTTCTTAATCAATGGTCAACAGCAGTGGTCTCACTACGTGCAGCCTATTGAAACACTACAACAAGTTGAAGTGTTAAAAGGTCCTTCTTCTATGTTATATGGTCAGTCTGGTCCTGGCGGCTTGATCAACATGGTTACCAAGAAGCCAACCTATGAAACGATGTTGGATATTGGCTTCGATACGGATGAGAATGGCTCGACACGTTTCCAGTTGGACGCTGGTGGTAGCTTAAACGAAGCAGAGACAATTCGTTACCGTACAGTGCTAGTTAAGCAAGATACGACTTATTGGAGAGAGTACCAAGATGGTACTAATCAAGAGCGTGACCGCTGGTTAGGTTACCTAAACCTAGAGTTTGATATTACTGACGACTTAATGTTGTCACTTAAATATGACCATACTCAAGACAAGACGGGCATCGACCGCGGTGGTTGGTTAGATAGCAGCGGTGACCTGATTGGTGGCCGTGACATCATCTGGGATCAGCCTTGGGCGTTTACCGACAACACCATCTCTAATCTAGGTGCAGAGCTGACTTATCACTTGTCTGATGACTGGAAAGTGAAAGCGGGTTATAACGATCAGCAGTTTAATCGTCAGCGTTTAGACTCTTCTCCATCACTAATTAGTGGTTCTGACGATCCATTTACCGATGGCTACTATGTCAGCCCATTTGACCGTTATGATGACTGGCAGCATAAGACGGGCTATGTTGATTTCACTGGTAACTTCTATACTGGTGACATAGAGCATCAGCTGCTTATCGGCGCTAATATGCTGGATTATTACTATGGTCAGCTAAAAGACTCAGGTGAGAAGAAACAAGTTGTGATGCCTGGTCAGCCAATGCCTAAACCTGATCTAGATTATAATCGTGATGAAACTTTGTACGAGAGTGAGTACAAGCACTACGGCTTCTATGTTCAAGATTTAGTTTCTATCACCGACGAATGGCAAGTGCTAGCTGGTGTACGTTATGACGAACAGAAGAAAGAGGGGGCGGGTAATAACAGTTATGCGGTCTCTCCTAAGTTTGGTGTGATTTACTCACCAGCCGATAATGGCAGTATCTATGTTAACTACTCTAAGAGCTTCACGCCGCAAGGGATAGTGAACGACATTGATGATGTTAATGATGGTAAGAACCTAGATCCTGAATACGGTGAACAGTATGAGATTGGTACTAAGTGGGAGCTATTTGATGGCAGCTTACTATTAACTGGTGCGGTATTCGATATTACTGTTTCGAACGTGACCGTAACAGAAGAGATTGAAGGTAGCAGCCAAACCATCACGACCCAGTCTGGTGAACAGCGCCATAAAGGTTTTGAAATGGGCGCTCAAGGTCAAGTTAGCGATAGCTGGTTTATGACGGGTTCTATGATGTACTTAGATGCTGAGTATCTTCGTCCTGAAACAGATAGTTTAAATGGTAAGACTCCTGTTGATGCGCCTGAGTGGTCAGCAAACGTCTGGACTCGTTATGAGATGACAGATGACTTAGCCCTTAACTTTGGTGCTATCTATGTGGGTGAGCGTTTCGCTAATACCAGTAACAGCATTAGCAAAGACGGCTATGTGCGTTTCGATATGGGCGCTGCATACACTATGGACGTAATGGGGAGCGATGTTAGCATGCGTGTTAACGTGAAGAACCTATTCGATACAGATTATCTAGCTGGTGGCACCAACACTGATGTTACTGTGGGTCAAGGTCGTCACTTTAGCTTGGCACTAGAAGCTAAGTTCTAA
- a CDS encoding DeoR/GlpR family DNA-binding transcription regulator, whose protein sequence is MNKRNTQQRRHSIISLLNQQGEVSVEELSLRFETSEVTIRKDLATLEKSGLLLRRYGGAVAVPDEVMQQFSAKIAPNKLSIARAAAELIKDHNRIIIDSGSTTSGLIGELNSKRGLLVMTNSLALANAIHDLENEPTLLMTGGTWDPHSESFQGQIAEQVLRSYNFDQLFIGADGIDLQRGTTTFNELTGLSKVMAEVSREVVVMLESEKLGRRIPNLELPWSKISVLVTDDKLPSEALETISNHGVRVILAPYAG, encoded by the coding sequence ATGAATAAACGAAACACTCAACAGCGACGCCACAGCATTATTAGCCTGCTTAATCAGCAAGGCGAGGTGAGTGTTGAGGAGTTATCCTTACGTTTCGAAACCTCTGAAGTCACCATTCGTAAAGACTTAGCCACCCTAGAGAAGAGCGGCCTATTGCTACGCCGTTATGGTGGAGCTGTCGCCGTGCCAGATGAGGTGATGCAGCAGTTCTCTGCCAAGATAGCGCCTAACAAGCTATCTATCGCTAGAGCCGCTGCTGAATTAATTAAAGATCATAATCGCATCATCATCGATAGCGGCAGCACCACATCAGGCTTGATCGGTGAGCTTAACAGTAAACGTGGTTTACTGGTGATGACCAACTCATTGGCCTTGGCTAATGCGATTCACGACCTTGAAAACGAGCCGACCTTATTGATGACTGGAGGGACCTGGGACCCTCACTCTGAGTCCTTCCAGGGCCAGATTGCCGAGCAAGTACTACGGTCTTACAACTTCGATCAACTGTTTATCGGTGCAGACGGTATCGATCTTCAGCGTGGAACTACAACCTTCAACGAACTAACCGGCTTAAGTAAGGTAATGGCCGAAGTATCACGTGAAGTGGTGGTGATGCTCGAGTCAGAAAAGCTGGGTCGTCGTATTCCTAATCTTGAGCTACCTTGGAGCAAGATTAGTGTGCTGGTAACAGACGATAAGTTGCCAAGCGAAGCGCTAGAGACAATTTCTAACCATGGGGTGCGAGTCATTCTTGCACCTTATGCAGGGTAA
- the glmS gene encoding glutamine--fructose-6-phosphate transaminase (isomerizing) has translation MCGIVGAVAQRDVAEILVEGLRRLEYRGYDSAGVAVLNNGELNRTRRVGKVQELSAALDAAPLAGGTGIAHTRWATHGEPSERNAHPHLSEGDIAVVHNGIIENHNKLREMLKGLGYSFASDTDTEVICHLVHHKLKTHDTLLAAVQASVKQLEGAYGTVVIDRTDSERMIVARSGSPLVIGYGLGENFVASDQLALLPVTRSFAFLEEGDVAEVTRREVNIYDVDGNAVEREVKESEVTHDAGDKGEYRHYMLKEIYEQPTAIARTLEGRIAGGKVLDTAFGDNAAEFLKDIKHVQIIACGTSYHAGMAARYWLEDWAGVSCNVEIASEFRYRKSHLFPNSLLVTISQSGETADTLAAMRLAKEMGYKATLTICNAPGSSLVRESDMAYMMKAGAEIGVASTKAFTVQLAGLLMLTTAIGRYNGMSDEMQAAITQSLQSMPAKVEQALGLDDAIAELAEDFADKHNALFLGRGDQYPIAMEGALKLKEISYIHAEAYASGELKHGPLALIDADMPVIVVAPNNELLEKLKSNVEEVRARGGLMYVFADKDAEFESDDTMKVIPVPHCDEFMAPLIYTIPLQLLSYHVALIKGTDVDQPRNLAKSVTVE, from the coding sequence ATGTGTGGAATCGTAGGCGCTGTAGCGCAAAGAGATGTAGCTGAAATTCTTGTGGAAGGCCTAAGACGCCTAGAATACCGTGGTTATGATTCAGCGGGTGTAGCGGTACTTAATAACGGTGAGTTAAACAGAACTCGCCGTGTAGGTAAGGTGCAAGAATTGTCTGCTGCGCTTGATGCTGCACCTTTAGCTGGTGGTACGGGTATCGCTCACACGCGTTGGGCGACTCACGGTGAGCCAAGTGAGCGAAACGCGCATCCACATTTATCTGAAGGTGATATCGCCGTTGTACATAACGGGATTATCGAAAACCACAATAAACTACGTGAGATGCTAAAAGGCTTAGGTTATAGCTTTGCGTCAGACACTGACACAGAGGTGATTTGCCACTTAGTTCACCACAAGTTAAAAACTCATGACACGTTACTTGCAGCAGTTCAAGCAAGCGTTAAGCAGCTTGAAGGTGCTTACGGTACAGTGGTTATCGACCGTACTGACAGCGAACGCATGATCGTGGCTCGCTCTGGCAGCCCGTTGGTTATTGGTTATGGTCTTGGTGAGAACTTTGTTGCCTCAGATCAGTTGGCATTACTGCCAGTGACTCGTTCATTCGCTTTCTTAGAAGAGGGCGATGTGGCTGAAGTGACTCGCCGTGAAGTGAACATTTATGATGTTGACGGTAATGCAGTTGAGCGTGAAGTTAAAGAGTCTGAAGTGACTCATGACGCCGGTGATAAAGGTGAATACCGTCACTACATGCTAAAAGAGATCTACGAGCAGCCAACAGCTATCGCGCGCACGCTTGAAGGTCGTATTGCAGGTGGTAAAGTATTAGATACTGCTTTTGGTGATAACGCAGCCGAATTCTTAAAAGACATTAAGCACGTACAGATTATTGCTTGTGGTACCAGTTACCATGCGGGTATGGCTGCGCGTTACTGGCTAGAAGATTGGGCTGGGGTGTCTTGTAACGTCGAAATCGCATCTGAGTTCCGTTACCGCAAATCGCACCTGTTCCCAAATAGCCTGTTAGTCACTATTTCACAATCAGGTGAAACAGCCGATACCTTGGCAGCAATGCGTTTGGCTAAAGAGATGGGCTACAAGGCGACACTGACAATCTGTAACGCACCGGGTTCATCGCTAGTACGTGAATCAGATATGGCTTACATGATGAAAGCTGGCGCCGAGATTGGTGTAGCTTCGACTAAAGCCTTTACTGTGCAACTAGCAGGTCTATTGATGCTGACTACGGCAATTGGCCGTTACAACGGTATGTCTGACGAGATGCAAGCGGCGATTACTCAGAGCCTGCAGTCTATGCCTGCTAAAGTAGAGCAAGCGCTAGGCCTAGACGATGCTATCGCAGAGCTCGCAGAAGACTTCGCCGATAAGCACAACGCACTATTTTTAGGTCGCGGTGATCAATATCCAATCGCGATGGAAGGTGCACTAAAGCTTAAAGAGATCTCTTATATTCACGCTGAAGCTTATGCTTCTGGTGAACTTAAGCATGGTCCACTAGCGCTTATCGATGCCGATATGCCCGTTATCGTGGTTGCGCCAAACAACGAGCTATTAGAGAAACTTAAATCTAACGTAGAAGAAGTGCGTGCTCGTGGCGGCTTGATGTATGTGTTTGCAGATAAAGATGCCGAGTTTGAATCAGATGACACCATGAAGGTGATCCCTGTGCCGCATTGTGATGAGTTTATGGCACCACTTATCTATACTATCCCACTACAATTGCTTTCTTATCATGTGGCCTTGATTAAAGGTACCGACGTTGACCAGCCACGTAACTTGGCTAAGTCAGTTACTGTTGAGTAA
- a CDS encoding GMP reductase — protein sequence MRIEQDLKLGFKDVLIRPKRSTLKSRSQVDLNRQFTFKHSGKTWSGVPIIAANMDSVASFEMAASLAQHNVMTAVHKHYSVEQWGEFVASQTAEVLQHVMVSSGTSDTDFIKLSEILAKSEDLNFICIDIANGYSEHLVDYVRKVRQAHPQAVISAGNVVTGDMVEELIIAGADIVKVGIGPGSVCTTRVKTGVGYPQLSAIIECADAAHGLGGQIIGDGGCSCAGDVAKAFGGGADFVMLGGMLAGHEQSGGEVVEQDGKMMVKFYGMSSQSAMDKHSGGVAKYRAAEGKTVLLPFKGSVDNTINDIMGGVRSTCTYVGAASLKELTKRTTFIRVQEQENNVYGKE from the coding sequence ATGCGTATTGAACAAGATTTAAAGTTAGGTTTCAAAGATGTTCTTATCCGACCTAAGCGTTCAACGTTAAAGAGTCGTTCTCAAGTAGACTTAAATCGTCAATTTACTTTTAAGCATAGTGGCAAGACCTGGTCTGGTGTGCCTATTATTGCCGCTAACATGGATTCTGTCGCTAGCTTCGAAATGGCAGCTAGCCTAGCCCAGCACAACGTGATGACTGCAGTGCACAAACACTACAGCGTCGAGCAGTGGGGCGAGTTTGTTGCTAGCCAAACGGCTGAAGTACTGCAGCACGTTATGGTTTCAAGCGGTACCTCTGACACAGACTTTATCAAGCTGAGTGAAATCCTAGCTAAGTCTGAAGATCTGAACTTCATCTGTATCGACATCGCTAACGGTTACTCAGAACACCTAGTTGATTACGTACGTAAAGTAAGACAAGCCCACCCACAAGCCGTGATCAGTGCCGGTAACGTAGTCACTGGTGACATGGTTGAAGAGCTTATCATTGCTGGTGCCGATATCGTTAAAGTCGGTATTGGTCCAGGTTCTGTGTGTACCACTCGCGTTAAGACGGGTGTTGGCTATCCACAGCTTTCAGCCATTATCGAGTGTGCCGATGCTGCACACGGCCTAGGCGGTCAAATCATTGGTGACGGCGGCTGTAGCTGTGCTGGTGACGTAGCAAAAGCCTTTGGCGGCGGCGCTGATTTCGTCATGCTTGGCGGTATGCTAGCGGGTCACGAACAGAGTGGCGGAGAAGTCGTTGAGCAAGATGGCAAGATGATGGTGAAGTTCTACGGCATGTCTTCACAGTCTGCCATGGATAAGCACTCTGGCGGTGTTGCTAAGTACCGCGCCGCAGAAGGTAAGACGGTATTACTGCCATTTAAAGGCAGCGTCGATAACACGATTAACGACATTATGGGTGGCGTACGTTCAACTTGTACCTATGTTGGTGCAGCGTCTCTAAAAGAGCTAACTAAGCGTACCACCTTTATCCGTGTTCAAGAGCAAGAAAACAACGTTTACGGTAAAGAGTAA
- the glmU gene encoding bifunctional UDP-N-acetylglucosamine diphosphorylase/glucosamine-1-phosphate N-acetyltransferase GlmU produces the protein MALNVVILAAGKGTRMRSDLPKVLHPIAHKSMVQHVIDTAYQVGSDAIQLVYGYGADKLQARLGEQQLNWVLQAEQLGTGHAVAQASANIADDDTVLILYGDVPLIQASTLEALLAAREENGLAILTVNLPNPTGYGRIVREGGSVVGIIEQKDANTEQLAINEINTGIMAAPGKQLKAWLGQLSSDNAQGEYYLTDIVAMAHRDGVAITTAQPESAVEVEGANNRVQLAQLERAYQARAAEKLMLEGANLRDPARIDIRGDVTVGMDVMIDVNVVIEGKVTIGNNVTIGAGVILIDCDISDNAVIKPYSIIESAKVGVDASAGPFARLRPGAELKEDAHIGNFVEMKKAVLGKGSKAGHLAYIGDATIGSGVNIGAGTITCNYDGANKFQTIIEDNVFVGSDTQLVAPVTIGKGATLGAGSTITKDVAENELVITRVKQRHLTGWPRPVKLKK, from the coding sequence ATGGCACTGAATGTAGTGATTTTGGCCGCAGGCAAGGGAACCCGCATGCGCTCAGATCTTCCAAAAGTTCTTCACCCAATTGCACACAAGAGCATGGTTCAGCATGTAATCGATACTGCGTATCAAGTCGGTAGCGATGCTATTCAGCTGGTTTACGGCTATGGCGCCGATAAGTTGCAAGCAAGATTGGGTGAGCAGCAACTAAACTGGGTGCTACAAGCCGAGCAATTGGGCACGGGCCATGCGGTAGCGCAGGCGAGTGCAAATATCGCTGATGATGATACTGTACTGATCCTTTATGGCGATGTACCGCTTATCCAAGCATCTACGCTTGAAGCTTTACTTGCTGCTAGAGAAGAGAATGGTTTAGCTATCTTAACCGTTAACTTACCAAATCCGACGGGTTATGGGCGCATAGTTAGAGAAGGTGGAAGTGTAGTTGGCATTATTGAGCAAAAAGATGCCAATACTGAGCAGCTTGCTATTAATGAGATCAACACTGGCATAATGGCTGCACCGGGTAAGCAACTTAAAGCTTGGCTTGGTCAGTTGTCATCTGATAACGCCCAAGGTGAATACTACCTTACCGATATCGTGGCTATGGCGCACAGAGATGGCGTGGCTATTACCACTGCCCAGCCTGAGTCCGCGGTAGAAGTTGAAGGCGCGAATAACCGCGTGCAGCTGGCTCAGTTAGAGCGTGCTTACCAGGCTCGCGCAGCTGAAAAGCTAATGCTTGAAGGGGCTAATCTGCGTGATCCTGCTCGCATCGATATTCGTGGTGATGTTACTGTGGGTATGGACGTGATGATCGACGTTAACGTGGTTATCGAAGGCAAGGTGACTATTGGTAATAACGTGACTATTGGCGCGGGTGTGATCCTTATCGATTGCGATATTAGCGACAATGCCGTAATCAAACCTTACTCTATTATCGAGAGTGCCAAAGTCGGTGTCGATGCCAGTGCAGGACCTTTTGCACGTTTACGTCCAGGTGCCGAGCTTAAAGAAGATGCCCACATTGGTAACTTCGTAGAGATGAAAAAAGCGGTATTAGGTAAAGGCTCTAAAGCGGGTCACTTAGCCTATATTGGCGATGCGACAATTGGTAGCGGTGTAAACATAGGTGCAGGCACCATTACTTGTAACTATGACGGTGCTAACAAGTTCCAAACCATTATCGAAGACAATGTGTTTGTTGGTAGTGATACTCAGCTAGTTGCCCCTGTGACTATTGGAAAAGGTGCGACGTTAGGAGCGGGTTCGACTATCACTAAAGATGTGGCGGAAAACGAGTTAGTGATTACTCGTGTTAAACAACGTCATTTAACAGGTTGGCCACGACCAGTTAAGCTGAAAAAATAA
- the atpD gene encoding F0F1 ATP synthase subunit beta, with protein sequence MSTGTVVQVIGAVVDVEFPHDAVPQVYDALEIKSEGLVLEVQQQLGGGVVRTIAMGSSDGLRRGLEVVNSGSPITVPVGSATLGRIMNVLGEPVDEAGPIGEEDRYVIHREAPSYEDQSNTTELLETGIKVIDLVCPFAKGGKVGLFGGAGVGKTVNMMELINNIAKAHSGLSVFAGVGERTREGNDFYYEMEDSGVLDKVAMVYGQMNEPPGNRLRVALTGLTMAEKFRDEGKDVLFFVDNIYRYTLAGTEVSALLGRMPSAVGYQPTLAEEMGVLQERITSTKTGSITSVQAVYVPADDLTDPSPATTFAHLDATVVLSRNIASLGIYPAVDPLDSTSRQLDPQVVGQEHYDVANGVQTVLQRYKELKDIIAILGMDELSDEDKTTVFRARKIEKYLSQPFFVAEVFTGSPGKYVSLKDTIRGFKGILEGEFDHLPEQAFYMVGSIDEAVEKANKK encoded by the coding sequence ATGAGCACAGGTACTGTTGTCCAAGTAATTGGCGCGGTTGTGGACGTAGAGTTTCCACATGATGCCGTACCTCAGGTATATGACGCTCTAGAGATCAAAAGTGAAGGCTTGGTGCTGGAAGTTCAGCAGCAACTTGGTGGTGGTGTAGTTCGTACCATCGCTATGGGTTCTTCAGATGGTCTGCGTCGTGGCCTAGAGGTTGTAAACTCTGGTTCACCAATTACTGTTCCGGTTGGGTCTGCGACCCTAGGCCGTATTATGAACGTATTGGGTGAGCCTGTTGATGAAGCGGGCCCTATCGGTGAAGAAGATCGCTATGTGATCCACCGTGAAGCTCCTTCATACGAAGATCAGTCAAACACAACTGAACTTTTAGAGACTGGTATCAAGGTTATCGACCTTGTATGTCCATTCGCTAAGGGTGGTAAAGTTGGTCTGTTTGGTGGTGCTGGTGTTGGTAAGACCGTCAACATGATGGAACTTATTAACAACATCGCTAAAGCACACTCTGGTTTATCAGTTTTCGCTGGTGTAGGTGAGCGTACTCGTGAGGGTAACGACTTCTACTACGAGATGGAAGATTCTGGCGTTCTAGATAAAGTGGCCATGGTATATGGTCAGATGAACGAGCCTCCAGGAAACCGTCTACGTGTGGCACTGACTGGTCTAACTATGGCTGAGAAGTTCCGTGACGAAGGTAAAGACGTTCTTTTCTTCGTAGATAACATCTATCGTTACACCTTGGCAGGTACTGAAGTATCTGCACTGCTAGGCCGTATGCCATCAGCAGTAGGTTACCAGCCAACATTGGCTGAAGAGATGGGTGTACTTCAGGAGCGTATTACATCGACTAAGACAGGGTCTATTACCTCTGTTCAAGCCGTATACGTACCTGCGGATGACTTAACGGATCCATCACCAGCAACAACCTTCGCTCACTTAGATGCGACTGTTGTATTGTCTCGTAACATTGCTTCGCTAGGTATTTACCCAGCGGTTGACCCATTGGATTCGACTTCACGTCAGCTAGATCCACAGGTTGTTGGCCAAGAGCATTACGATGTTGCTAACGGTGTTCAAACCGTACTTCAGCGCTACAAAGAGCTGAAAGATATCATTGCGATCCTAGGTATGGATGAATTATCTGATGAAGATAAGACAACTGTATTCCGTGCTCGTAAGATTGAAAAATATCTTTCACAGCCATTCTTCGTAGCAGAAGTATTCACCGGTTCTCCAGGTAAGTACGTTTCTCTTAAAGACACAATCCGTGGCTTCAAGGGCATTCTAGAGGGTGAGTTCGATCACCTTCCAGAGCAGGCGTTCTACATGGTTGGTTCAATCGACGAAGCTGTTGAGAAAGCTAACAAAAAATAA
- the atpG gene encoding F0F1 ATP synthase subunit gamma: protein MANAKEIKTKIASVQNTQKITSAMEMVAASKMRKAQDRMAASRPYAENMRKVIGHVAQGSLEYKHPYLEVREAKRVGYIVVSTDRGLCGGLNVNLFKKVVADVKKQREAGAEVEFCTIGARSAQFFNSFGGQVSASASGLGDAPKLADLIGTVRVMLEAYNEGKLDRLYVVFNKFVNTMTQAPVIEQLLPLPKSEDDEFTHQWDYIYEPDPKLLLDTLLVRFVESQVYQGVVENIASEQAARMVAMKAATDNAGELIGDLQLVYNKARQAAITQELSEIVSGAAAV, encoded by the coding sequence ATGGCCAACGCTAAAGAGATTAAAACCAAGATCGCGAGTGTTCAAAACACTCAGAAGATCACGTCTGCAATGGAAATGGTTGCCGCGAGTAAAATGCGTAAAGCACAAGATCGCATGGCAGCTAGCCGTCCATATGCAGAAAATATGCGTAAGGTGATCGGTCACGTGGCGCAAGGTTCTCTCGAATATAAGCATCCATATTTGGAAGTGCGAGAAGCTAAGCGTGTTGGTTACATTGTTGTGTCAACCGACCGTGGTCTTTGTGGTGGTCTGAACGTCAACCTTTTCAAGAAGGTTGTCGCAGACGTGAAGAAACAGCGTGAAGCTGGTGCAGAAGTTGAATTCTGTACAATTGGTGCACGTAGTGCCCAGTTCTTCAATAGCTTTGGCGGACAAGTATCTGCTTCTGCTTCAGGTTTAGGCGATGCTCCAAAGCTAGCCGACTTGATCGGAACAGTACGTGTGATGCTAGAAGCATACAACGAAGGCAAGCTGGACCGTTTGTACGTAGTATTCAACAAGTTTGTGAATACTATGACGCAAGCCCCGGTGATCGAGCAGCTGCTACCTTTGCCTAAGTCAGAAGATGATGAGTTTACTCATCAGTGGGATTACATTTACGAGCCAGATCCAAAGTTATTGTTAGATACTTTGTTGGTTCGCTTTGTGGAATCTCAGGTTTATCAGGGTGTTGTCGAAAATATTGCATCTGAGCAAGCGGCCCGTATGGTTGCTATGAAAGCTGCAACAGACAACGCTGGTGAACTTATCGGTGACTTGCAGTTGGTCTATAACAAAGCCCGTCAGGCTGCGATTACGCAAGAATTGTCGGAAATTGTTTCAGGTGCTGCCGCCGTTTAG